The Prunus persica cultivar Lovell chromosome G7, Prunus_persica_NCBIv2, whole genome shotgun sequence genome has a segment encoding these proteins:
- the LOC18769309 gene encoding probable inactive serine/threonine-protein kinase fnkC: protein MSTTLARKYESSAFEAGGHKWRLSLYPNEMINGHCYISLYLATAKSSVPSLRSMHSGIRHRPSSIYNGISDGEHVYATFRLFVFDQTQQEYFTVEDGAGILSRFDRVTTEVGFAKFLLRDTFEHPSEGYLLNDCCTFGAEVFVNTSGRTSYGESISRIHKSILSPPFRYDLVKFSSQFGLEHLCPNLISFGERKWQLCVYPKGYGQHKDVSLSLYLRSADDLYTLPSVYVEFKLRVVDRAFNLHHIERTGKHWFLSSDNTFGWSDFMPLRTLNDPSKGFLRDDILSVVVEMLVKNGS, encoded by the exons ATGTCAACCACGCTCGCAAGAAAGTATGAATCTAGTGCGTTTGAAGCTGGCGGTCACAAATG GAGGTTGTCACTTTACCCAAATGAAATGATAAATGGACATTGTTACATATCCCTCTACTTGGCAACAGCGAAATCAAGCGTTCCTTCTTTGAGATCAATGCACAGTGGTATTAGACACCGGCCTTCTTCAATATACAATGGTATTAGTGACGGGGAACACGTTTATGCCACTTTTAGATTGTTTGTATTTGATCAGACACAGCAGGAATATTTTACCGTCGAAG ATGGGGCCGGAATATTAAGCCGATTTGATCGCGTGACAACGGAGGTGGGTTTTGCAAAATTTCTCCTCCGCGATACTTTCGAGCATCCTTCTGAGGGATACCTTCTGAATGACTGCTGCACATTTGGGGCGGAGGTTTTTGTTAATACGAGTGGGAGGACGAGTTATGGGGAATCTATTTCCCGGATACACAAGTCCATTCTCAGCCCCCCTTTCCGTTATGATTTGGTAAAGTTCTCGTCACAATTTGGGCTGGAGCACTTGTGTCCAAATCTGATCAGTTTTGGAGAAAGAAAATG GCAGCTATGTGTTTATCCAAAAGGATACGGGCAACATAAGGACGTATCACTGTCACTTTACCTACGATCGGCCGACGATTTGTACACCCTTCCCAGCGTTTATGTAGAATTCAAGCTTCGGGTAGTGGATCGAGCCTTTAATTTACACCATATTGAACGAACAG gCAAACACTGGTTCCTGTCCTCGGACAACACTTTTGGTTGGTCAGATTTTATGCCGTTGCGAACTTTAAATGACCCTTCAAAGGGGTTCCTTAGGGACGATATATTATCTGTTGTAGTTGAAATGCTGGTTAAGAATGGGTCCTAA